One window of Rhodothermales bacterium genomic DNA carries:
- the rpmJ gene encoding 50S ribosomal protein L36, translating into MKVRASVKKRSSDDKIVRRKGRVYIINKKNPKHKQRQG; encoded by the coding sequence ATGAAGGTCCGCGCCAGCGTCAAGAAGAGAAGCTCCGACGACAAGATCGTCCGTCGGAAGGGACGCGTATACATCATCAACAAGAAGAACCCCAAGCACAAGCAGC
- the map gene encoding type I methionyl aminopeptidase — translation MVHLKSDSEIEGLRVSADLVGRTLAEVARHIEVGVTTKQLDAVAEAFVRSHGAEPAFKGYRVGRNVFPATLCTSVNDEVVHGIPNDEPLQDGDMVSVDCGVVLNGFYGDSAYTFAVGTLSEENAELCRVTYQSLMDAITAARVGGRLGDIGHAVQARCEAAGFGVVRDLVGHGIGRSLHEEPSVPNFGRQGSGRKLKHGLTICIEPMVNLGTDRVTTDRDGWTVRAADGKPSAHYEHMVAVRRGGPDVLTTFEHIEAVLDTPPYAAPSASPQAGEPNEVHSV, via the coding sequence ATGGTACACCTCAAGAGCGATAGCGAAATCGAAGGCCTTCGGGTGTCCGCCGATCTGGTCGGACGCACGCTGGCTGAGGTCGCGCGTCACATCGAGGTGGGCGTGACCACGAAGCAGCTCGATGCCGTGGCGGAGGCGTTTGTACGCAGCCATGGCGCAGAGCCGGCCTTCAAGGGTTATCGTGTTGGACGCAACGTCTTTCCGGCCACACTCTGCACCAGCGTCAATGACGAGGTGGTGCACGGCATTCCGAATGACGAGCCGCTGCAGGATGGCGATATGGTCTCGGTGGACTGCGGCGTCGTGCTGAACGGCTTCTATGGCGACTCGGCATACACCTTCGCGGTGGGCACCCTCTCCGAAGAGAATGCGGAGCTCTGCCGTGTGACCTACCAGAGTCTGATGGACGCCATCACAGCGGCTCGCGTAGGCGGGCGCCTGGGCGACATCGGCCATGCGGTACAGGCGCGCTGTGAGGCGGCGGGCTTCGGCGTCGTGCGCGACCTGGTCGGGCACGGTATCGGTCGCAGCCTGCATGAAGAGCCCTCGGTGCCCAACTTCGGGCGACAGGGCAGTGGGCGGAAGCTCAAGCATGGTCTGACCATCTGCATCGAGCCCATGGTCAACCTCGGCACGGACCGGGTTACCACGGATCGCGACGGATGGACGGTTCGTGCGGCGGACGGCAAACCGTCGGCCCACTACGAACACATGGTGGCTGTTCGCCGGGGAGGACCCGACGTGCTTACCACGTTCGAACACATTGAGGCCGTGCTCGACACGCCTCCTTACGCGGCGCCTTCGGCGTCACCTCAAGCGGGAGAACCCAACGAGGTTCACTCGGTATAA
- the secY gene encoding preprotein translocase subunit SecY, whose protein sequence is MAGLTESLRNIWKIDELRTRILYTMGLLMVYRLGAYVTLPGVDAQALSAINAQSDPNNLFGLLDLFVGGAFSAAGIFALGIMPYITASIIIQLMGAVVPYFQKLQREGEEGRRKITQLTRYGTIAITALQSIGFAIQLQYGATGSAIVIGETFFTISTVIVLTSGTVFVMWLGERITENGIGNGISLIIMIGIIAFLPQSLYNEYELSGNFFIFLLELGVFALVTAGVVLVTQGMRRIPVQYAKRVVGRKVYGGSTQYLPLRVNAAGVMPIIFAQSIMFVPATVASFFPDSPAMQQFGLFFSDISGWGYSSVFFVICVFFTYFYTAIAVNPKEMADTMKRQGGFIPGIRPGKQTSEFIDNILTRITLPGSIFLGFVAILPAFAMQAGVTAGFAQFFGGTSLLILVGVTLDTLQQVESHLLMRHYDGFMKSGKIRGRRGGGI, encoded by the coding sequence ATGGCCGGACTTACCGAAAGTCTCCGCAACATCTGGAAGATCGACGAGCTGCGCACGCGCATCCTCTACACCATGGGTCTGCTCATGGTGTATCGGCTGGGCGCCTATGTGACGCTTCCCGGTGTCGACGCCCAGGCGCTTTCCGCCATCAACGCGCAGAGTGATCCGAATAATCTGTTCGGCTTGCTGGACCTCTTCGTGGGAGGTGCCTTCAGTGCAGCGGGCATCTTTGCGCTCGGCATCATGCCGTACATCACGGCATCGATCATCATCCAGCTCATGGGGGCCGTGGTCCCGTACTTCCAGAAGCTCCAGCGGGAAGGCGAGGAAGGACGTCGCAAGATCACGCAGCTCACGCGCTACGGAACGATCGCTATCACGGCGCTTCAGTCGATCGGCTTTGCCATCCAGCTGCAGTACGGCGCCACAGGATCTGCCATCGTAATCGGCGAGACGTTCTTTACGATCTCCACGGTGATTGTGCTGACCTCGGGCACGGTATTCGTCATGTGGCTTGGTGAGCGCATCACCGAGAACGGCATCGGGAACGGCATCTCGCTGATCATCATGATCGGCATCATCGCCTTCCTGCCACAGAGCCTGTACAACGAGTACGAGCTCTCCGGCAACTTCTTCATCTTCCTGCTGGAGCTTGGCGTGTTCGCGCTGGTGACTGCAGGCGTGGTTCTGGTGACGCAGGGCATGCGCCGCATTCCGGTGCAGTATGCCAAGCGCGTGGTGGGTCGCAAGGTCTACGGGGGCAGCACGCAGTATCTGCCGCTCCGTGTCAACGCCGCCGGTGTGATGCCCATCATCTTTGCGCAGTCGATCATGTTCGTGCCGGCCACCGTGGCCAGCTTCTTCCCGGACAGTCCGGCGATGCAGCAGTTCGGTCTGTTCTTCAGTGACATCTCCGGCTGGGGCTACTCGTCCGTGTTCTTCGTCATCTGTGTGTTCTTCACCTACTTCTACACGGCCATCGCCGTGAACCCGAAGGAGATGGCGGACACGATGAAGCGTCAGGGTGGCTTCATCCCGGGCATTCGCCCCGGCAAGCAGACCAGCGAGTTCATCGACAACATCCTGACCCGCATCACGCTGCCGGGCTCCATTTTCCTGGGCTTTGTGGCGATTCTGCCCGCATTTGCCATGCAGGCGGGCGTTACCGCGGGCTTCGCGCAGTTCTTTGGAGGAACCAGTCTGCTCATCCTCGTCGGCGTGACGCTGGACACGCTCCAGCAGGTGGAGAGCCATCTGCTCATGCGCCATTACGACGGCTTCATGAAGAGCGGCAAGATCCGCGGTCGCCGCGGCGGCGGCATCTGA
- the rplO gene encoding 50S ribosomal protein L15: MDLSNLKPAEGSTKSKKRIARGVGSGYGGHSSTKGNKGQKARAGASIPAWFEGGQMPLQRRVPKGGFKNRFRVEYRGVNVSRLQDLIAAGKLEASQDVTPATLVELGVVGKNDLVKILGGGELEAGINVSAHKFSASAKAKIEKAGGSATEIA, encoded by the coding sequence ATGGATCTCAGCAATCTGAAGCCCGCAGAGGGCTCGACGAAATCAAAGAAGCGCATCGCGCGCGGAGTGGGCTCCGGCTACGGTGGCCACTCGTCCACCAAAGGCAACAAGGGCCAGAAGGCCCGGGCCGGTGCCAGCATCCCCGCCTGGTTTGAGGGCGGTCAGATGCCGCTTCAGCGTCGTGTGCCGAAGGGCGGCTTCAAGAATCGTTTCCGCGTCGAATACCGGGGGGTCAATGTCTCCCGGCTGCAGGATCTGATTGCCGCAGGCAAACTGGAGGCTTCCCAGGACGTGACTCCGGCGACGCTGGTGGAGCTCGGTGTGGTCGGCAAGAACGACCTCGTCAAGATTCTCGGCGGCGGTGAGCTGGAGGCCGGCATCAACGTGTCTGCCCACAAGTTCAGCGCATCGGCCAAGGCCAAGATCGAGAAGGCCGGTGGCAGCGCCACCGAAATCGCCTGA
- the rpmD gene encoding 50S ribosomal protein L30 translates to MAKLTITQVRSTIGRTQGQKRTMAALGLRKLHQTVQHEDSPQIRGMVDQVKHLIRVEEA, encoded by the coding sequence ATGGCAAAACTGACGATCACGCAGGTCCGCAGCACCATCGGGCGCACGCAGGGTCAGAAGCGCACAATGGCTGCGCTGGGACTTCGCAAGCTCCACCAGACGGTGCAGCATGAGGACTCGCCGCAGATCCGCGGCATGGTGGATCAGGTCAAGCACCTGATCCGGGTCGAGGAGGCGTAA